The Anopheles merus strain MAF chromosome 2L, AmerM5.1, whole genome shotgun sequence genome has a segment encoding these proteins:
- the LOC121592822 gene encoding NSFL1 cofactor p47-like, with protein MSSNNEQVKQFAQITGATEERAKFFVDAANGELQVALSNFYEGENEDADISDEENPPAEPASIQFARAEKAKAKKAPKPQSNIATLHTLHSSSSEDEEEQGQAFYAGGSERSGQQVLGPPRKNPIKDYVSEIFRSAQQGNLETFDPSEESGGSSWSLYAGTGYRLGQTEDDHQEVTPRGARTAASSSSQNLEVVTLTLWRQGFVINDGELRLYEDPANREFFESITRGEIPEELRSKGQTMFRVDLKDNRHEEYVKRSKPFKAFGGSGQTLGSPVPPMATASSSSSSSSGGTSSSAKASGNNEENEKRAAEELALDSAQPTTMLQIRLIDGSRLSARFNQAHTVEHVRRYIVNARPQYGAQNFALMTTFPSKELSDGAQTLKEAGLLNAAILQRLN; from the exons ATGTCCAGCAACAACGAGCAGGTCAAACAATTCGCACAGATTACCGGTGCTACGGAGGAAAGAGCGAAGTTTTTCGTCGATGCCGCCAACGGAGAATTGCAG GTTGCGCTGAGCAACTTTTACGAGGGCGAGAACGAGGATGCTGACATTTCCGACGAAGAAAATCCGCCGGCGGAGCCTGCGTCGATTCAATTCGCTCGTGCAGAAAAAGCGAAGGCAAAGAAAGCACCAAAGCCACAGTCAAA CATTGCAACTCTCCATACACTACATTCGTCCTCGtcggaagatgaagaagaacagGGCCAGGCATTCTATGCCGGCGGCTCAGAACGTTCCGGTCAGCAGGTGCTAGGACCGCCGCGGAAGAATCCGATCAAGGATTACGTGTCGGAAATCTTCCGTTCCGCGCAGCAAGGTAATCTGGAAACGTTTGACCCTTCCGAGGAAAGCGGCGGCTCCAGTTGGTCGCTGTATGCCGGCACTGGCTACCGTCTCGGGCAAACGGAAGACGATCATCAGGAAGTGACACCACGCGGAGCCCGAACGGCCGCATCGTCCAGCTCGCAGAATCTGGAGGTCGTAACGCTGACGTTGTGGCGTCAGGGATTCGTCATCAACGATGGGGAGCTGCGTTTGTACGAGGATCCGGCCAACCGCGAGTTTTTCGAATCTATCACCCGGGGCGAAATTCCAGAGGAGCTACGATCAAAGGGACAAACAATGTTCCGCGTCGATCTGAAGGACAACCGTCACGAGGAGTACGTGAAGCGTAGCAAGCCGTTCAAAGCGTTCGGTGGTTCCGGCCAAACGCTCGGTAGCCCTGTTCCACCAATGGCaacggccagcagcagcagcagcagcagcagtggtggcACTAGCAGTAGCGCCAAGGCAAGCGGAAacaatgaagaaaatgaaaagcgTGCCGCGGAAGAGCTTGCCCTAGACAGTGCTCAACCTACCACGATGCTGCAAATACGACTGATCGATGGAAGCCGCCTGTCGGCCCGGTTCAACCAAGCGCACACCGTAGAACACGTGCGCCGCTACATCGTCAATGCTAGGCCGCAGTATGGCGCGCAGAACTTTGCGCTCATGACAACTTTCCCCAGCAAGGAGCTGAGCGATGGTGCGCAAACGCTGAAGGAAGCGGGACTGCTGAATGCGGCAATATTGCAACGTCTGAATTAG
- the LOC121594706 gene encoding nucleoside diphosphate kinase 6-like — MITLAIVKPHCLKNPIAYQTIQQMLIKSGLKVVARKRINLSRDEAEKFYEEHRNKFFFRRLVSLMTSGPSEVVLLSGNDAIQQWRNLMGPTKVLKSVYSHPACIRSCFGLSDTRNATHGSDSEQSVMIERKFFFGDATI; from the exons ATGATAACTTTAGCAATCGTAAAACCCCACTGCCTCAAAAATCCTATCGCTTACCAAACAATACAGCAAATGCTGATAAAAAGCGGCTTAAAGGTAGTGGCAAGAAAGCGGATAAATCTCTCCCGGGATGAGGCGGAAAAGTTCTACGAGGAGCATAGGAATAAATTCTTCTTCCGACGTCTAGTATCACTTATGACCAG TGGACCGTCCGAAGTGGTATTACTGTCAGGGAATGATGCAATTCAGCAGTGGCGCAATCTGATGGGGCCTACAAAGGTCCTCAAGTCGGTATATTCACACCCGGCATGCATTCGCAGTTGTTTCGGTTTATCAGACACACGAAACGCTACGCATGGATCAG ATTCGGAACAATCGGTGATGATTGAGAGAAAATTCTTTTTCGGTGACGCTACCATATAA
- the LOC121594704 gene encoding aldehyde dehydrogenase family 3 member B1-like isoform X6 codes for MSFSDIVQQLRTTFNSGKTRDVDFRLNQLKALLRCYEENTAEMANVLAADLRKHKQEAHLLEIEFILNDLRNTLYNLREWVKPEKPEKSLVNVMDGVYIYKDPYGVVLVIGAWNYPLQLTLVPVAAAIAAGNCVVIKPSEVAPASAKFIAETLPKYLSQDCYRVVTGGPKETSELLKEKFDYVFYTGSGRVGKIIHQACSENLTPCTLELGGKSPCYLDGTANIAIAARRILWGKFINAGQTCIAPDYILCSKQVQKQFLEEARKVLNEWYGANPKDSPDLCRIINQNHFQRLTSLLKGANVAIGGETDLQDRYISPTILIDVKSTDPVMQDEIFGPILPILNVDNAYDAIKFINSSAKPLCLYIFTKNVTDQRLMIENTSSGGVCVNDTLMHCAVEALPFGGVGPSGMGSYHGKYSFDTFVHKKSCLTKDFNPIGEKLAASRYPPYSESKLSFLSTLLKKRQGINLHFLPYLLMFGIGVASTLVVSTILKRRLQ; via the exons ATGAGTTTTTCGGAC ATCGTTCAACAGCTGCGAACTACATTCAACAGTGGCAAAACGCGAGATGTCGATTTCAG GTTGAATCAGCTGAAGGCCCTGCTACGATGCTACGAAGAGAACACAGCCGAGATGGCGAACGTGCTAGCCGCGGATCTGCGCAAGCACAAGCAGGAAGCCCATCTGCTCGAGATTGAGTTCATTCTGAACGATCTGCGGAACACGCTGTACAATTTGCGCGAATGGGTGAAGCCGGAAAAGCCGGAGAAGAGCCTGGTTAACGTCATGGACGGTGTCTACATCTACAAGGACCCGTACGGTGTGGTGCTGGTGATCGGCGCGTGGAACTATCCGCTGCAGCTTACGCTGGTGCCAGTGGCAGCCGCCATCGCCGCAGGAAACTGTGTCGTAATTAAACCGAGCGAGGTAGCTCCGGCCTCGGCCAAATTCATCGCCGAAACACTGCCAAAGTACTTGTCCCAG GACTGCTACCGGGTGGTAACTGGTGGACCGAAGGAAACGAGCGAGCTGCTGAAGGAAAAGTTCGACTACGTGTTCTATACCGGTTCCGGACGCGTCGGCAAAATCATCCACCAGGCGTGCAGTGAAAACCTGACGCCTTGCACACTGGAGCTCGGCGGCAAAAGCCCTTGCTACTTGGACGGTACGGCCAATATCGCAATCGCCGCGCGGCGCATCTTGTGGGGCAAGTTTATAAACGCCGGCCAAACATGTATCGCTCCCGACTACATACTGTGCAGCAAGCAGGTGCAGAAGCAGTTCCTTGAGGAGGCCCGCAAAGTGCTGAACGAGTGGTATGGCGCGAATCCGAAGGACAGTCCCGATCTGTGCCGCATTATCAACCAGAATCATTTCCA GCGACTTACGTCTCTGCTCAAGGGTGCCAACGTGGCCATCGGAGGTGAAACGGATCTGCAGGACCGTTACATCTCGCCAACAATTCTGATCGACGTAAAATCAACTGATCCCGTAATGCAGGATGAAATTTTTGGCCCCATTCTGCCGATTCTTAATGTCGACAATGCGTATGATGCCATCAAGTTCATCAACTCCAG TGCCAAGCCTCTATGCTTGTACATCTTTACCAAAAACGTAACGGATCAGCGTCTGATGATCGAAAACACCTCCAGCGGAGGAGTTTGCGTAAACGATACTCTCATGCACTGTGCAG TTGAAGCACTACCCTTCGGTGGTGTTGGCCCCAGCGGTATGGGTTCTTACCATGGCAAGTACTCCTTCGACACGTTCGTCCACAAGAAGTCCTGCTTGACGAAAGATTTTAACCCGATTGGCGAAAAACTGGCTGC CTCCCGGTATCCACCATACTCCGAAAGTAAGCTGTCCTTCCTGAGTACCTTGCTGAAGAAGCGTCAGGGCATCAACTTGCACTTTTTGCCATATCTGCTGATGTTCGGTATTGGCGTTGCTTCTACGCTTGTAGTAAGCACCATCCTAAAG AGACGTTTGCAATAA